The sequence tgcactccaaaactttaaaggcttgtataaatttcttttagacaaatatttctaccctcccaataacaattggcgattacaacaggtatgcgaaatattgccttcaggatacaatgaaagccctgcaacgaaaactgaattcaaggtttgtaccccttgattcaatcaagaacacacaaagagatttctgatttctgatgatgctttttgaaacagagaaaacagattgatttttcttatatgttaaacgaaactgggagaagctatttataaagggttttgcacctgttgggaataggttttttttattcgccaacatcTGTTGTATCCTTATTAATAAACACACTCTCAGCAGGTGAACTAATTTTGTTAGAATAGCTTGTTTGAATGGTGCAGGGTGTTATTACTCTACATGGTTCTATCTATTTTTATTACTGCTTTTTAATTTTGGTTAGGAATCGTCTTCCATTATTTTCAGGATTCAATCATATCGCAAATTATGTACACTACTGTATTCGCATTCACTAGCTAGTTAGGGTGGGAACATAGGAAATATTCTTGATTGTGAAAACAACTTCATCGACCCTAATTACGAGTGATTGGAACCATTGGCCGTCGGTCCTATTAGCAACCACTCGTATCAGTTGGTTGTTTAGTCTCTGTTGGGTTAGTTAGGAATCATTAATTTGCATATCAACCAAATTGGGTCTACAAATTTTGTGTTAGTTATATTTAACAATCGTCTTAAATTTCAGCCAAACATTATACTAATACTTTCTGGTTCTATGTAATCTTCAATCTCAATTAAAAGCTCTTAACTTTTCATTTTCAAGCACAATCTTGCTGTTTATTTACTCTCTCAGCTGTATCTTGCATGTTCACATGACACCACCAAGTGTGCACACATACATGGTACTTGTTCCTTTGGTGCTTTTAAAAAAAGACGTATGCCTTTTGGTCACTGCAATGGGCaagaaattttttttcaaaatgtaTGTATAGTCGGTACCATTTTTTCGAGGCCGCTAACGGGGGTACCATTTTGTTTGGGGGTGTACCAATTTACATATATGACAAAATAGGGCTGCACAGTAACCGTCCCGTCCCATGGAACCGTACCGGAACCGCAGGAACCGCACCGGTACCGTCCTGGAACCGCTGTCAgatgggacaggtacaagtaccaaaaactGGTACCGTGTCTAGAGTAGGTACGAGTAACGGTTCTATGCTATTCCCGTCCTGTCCCGAGGATCTCtatcagttgaaattagggttaaaTCCTAGTCGTTGATAGTAGGAGTTATACCCTTTCTCTATCGTATTCTCCATCCCGAAATCTTCTCACTTGGTTGCGAAGTAAACCAATTTCAGCTCTTCCATACAACCACCATTTAAAAATCAATCCGAATCAATTCAGTTGAACAACAACCCCATACAAACCAAATTGGTCCATGTTTAGAAATCCTCACATCTGCAGATGTTGATTTTGGAACAAATGTTCAAATCCATTAGAGATAACAGCACCAGACAACCCCAATTCCATTTTTAAGCAAACTCATTGCAGGTACTAGGCAATAAACACCACTGCCTTACTGATTACAGCCATTAGCTCACCCAAATTCATTCATCAACCTGTCCATCTTAATTCAGTTCACGATTAGACGATACCAATTTCTTAGATTAAAATTAACCCCACCACTGCCACGAGCTATGCCAACAAACTAATTCTTCTTCGAGACCAACATTCGTTACCAGAACAAATCTCTCATGACCTGTTGTTGCCGTAAGATACTTAGTGCTCGGAAGAAATCTGATTCAATTACTATCCTGGTCAGACTTCAAAAATGATaagaaggaaaagaatctagtgtaCTCCCGGTACACATACTCCACTAGTCCAAGCGTTTCTCAAACGGGTCAAACCGTTAAAGAGTGGTAatcctcttttcttttcttttttacaaATGCTATAGATAAAGAACCGGTCCCGTCCCGTACCGAGTTAAACAGGTACACGTCCCGTCCCGTCCCATACTGCACAgatacaaggtacaggtaccgtcCATAGGAAGGTACAAGTACTGAGTTAGGAAAAAATCCGTACCGTCTCGTACCATGTGCAGCCTtaggacaaaaaaaataatttcttttgggttggtacacccccaagcaaaATGGTACCCTCCATTAGCAACCTTGCCATTATTGATTATGTAAAATTATAAACTCCACCATTAGAGGATTTATGGATAATTTTAGTGTTTATCATGACTTTACGCCGAAATCTCACGCTTGTGCTCAATTTATCATGATCAAACACCACAGAAGATATCAAATTTTAAATCTTTAAGGGGGGGGTTGCATTTGCTTTTTCCTAAAAATTTACTGCCAAACGGTAATGCCGTGTACTTTTTTCAATGCTGCTAATGGAGGTACCATAATGTCTGGGGGTCTATCATATTTTCATATAAGACAAAACACTTGTTCTTAAGAGATTGGTACGCCCCCAAAGCATACTGGTACCCCATTAGCAGCGATGACTTTTTTACTTTGTATTTTTGTAGACATAAGTATACTTGAAATCTGTGAGGCTACTATTCTATCCACATATCATCAGTTCTTGTAATCCACCATCAATTTGTTCAACTTCTTGTTACCAATTCTTTGTTCAAAGATCCCCAAATCTTCATAGCTGTTAAACACGAGAAAGATTTAAAGTCGAGTGTAAGCAACAGTGTAATATTGGAAGGAGGCATCGAATCTTAATGATCCTGCACTGTTAAAGATAAAACCCAAATTTAAGTTCATTGCACTACTAACCTTGTAGCAGCTGATAAAGTTGTTGTCGCCGTTGACGGTGTTAACATTTTCGCAAACTCAACGGCATCATCAGGTTGATTAATGACATGATTAAAGCATAAGTATCGTCCGTAAGACGAAATATCTTCGAATACACAGATATGAGCGTCCACTAAGAATTTTAGGTCTACTGTTACTAATACACCATCTTCGTACATCTCAGCTGCACCTTTTAGATATGATGTCTTCATTGAAATTTCTGGTCCTACTAGTAATCCTGCATTGATGCTCACCATGTTTACTCCTCTGTCCATTGCCAATGCCCAGGCTGTTTTCTCTGCTAGTGTCTTTGACAGTCCATGCCATAACTGTAGCAACCAATTTGGGCACTTACATTATTATCATTCCTGATAAGTGTCTAGAGGCAATTACattgatttaattttcaaatACCTTGAATTTCTTACAGAAATTAACATCACTCCAATCCCTTTCGGAAAGTTGGTCGGCGGTGGTGGATTTATGGTCTTCTCTCCATATAACTGCTGTTATTGACGATGTGAATATCACTTTCTCCATTGTATCTGTCTGGGCGCAAGCTTCTAATACGTTATGAGCTGCTCTGACCTCAATTTCAGCCATCAACTCCTGTGGAAGCAAGCAATGGAAATAAGAGTTGGATTTTGATTATTGAGAAATGAACATCTAATCAATTCAGCGAATTACGTAATTGAAAAGGGTATAGTACACATACATCAAAGATGGGTTGTTCTTGAGGAGTTTCGAAAGAGTAAAACAAGGCAGAACAATCTTTCAAAGCGTTGATAATACTTTCATAATCAAAAGGATCCGTTTCAAATATCTTCAGATTCTTGTTGTTCAGACAATTAGCTATCCCTTTTAATGGCTGCAAATTACCTGTCCACCCAAAAAAAGAAATTTAGAATTAAGATGAAACCCAAATTGGTGTGAACAAATATGGGATTTAATTACCATAGGTAGAGACGGCAGCATGAACGATGTAATTCCTTTGAAGTAGACTTTCAACCAAGCTTGAACCTAATCTTCCTGATGCATCCATTACACATACCCTTTTTGagaagtcttcttcttcttcttcttcatgaattAAAAGTGGTATTTCTGCTGCTGGAGACATTTTTTTGTTGCTGTTGTttcagagagaaagagaaagtgcAAGTTGTTTGAGAATAGAAAAAATGTGTTATTTGGATTATCAGGAAAAGGTGCGAGTGAGTTGGTATTTAAaaggaagaaaagagagaaagagaaagcgcATTCAAAGAGTGTGGGAGACCAGTAGATAGTTGGGAAGTGGTTGTTAAAAGGTAGGTAGATGGAGGATACAAAAAAGAGGAGCATAATGTGTGCAACTGAGGAGTTGTTAAACTACCTAGCGTTGTCTATAAACTAGTGATAGCTATCCACATACGTTGTAGTAATTGTTATGGAGTTTTTCTAATATTTGACTTTCTTGAGATTTGGAAGAGGAAagcagaaagaagaagagaagcactTGAATGAACTTCCAACTGTTTTTCAACATTTGTTTCGATTGGGCTGTCAGCGTGTGTTGTTATGGCGTGTGGTCACTTACTTGTACAGCTCGAGTACCTCTAGAACCTCCCTAATCTGTCTGGCAAGTGTGTTTTGGTTTTTGCAATTTTGAGTAATCGACAACGTCATGGATGATGCTTTTTTTCACTGGTGGaaattttgatatatatataaacaagTTTTATAGTTTTGGTTCTAGTAAGTTACTGCAATTTCTGTTTCATTTAGATGTGCACTCTACTCGGGGCAAGTGGTATGCTATCGTGAGAATCCTGAATACAAGCTATATACTTTTTccgttttaggaaaaaaaatttatattttttttaatttcacatATTAATTTTAGGCAAAAATAAAAAGGGAGGTAATATATATGATAGCCTCGTACTCAGCGATGCTGCTATAGTGCTATGAAAATAATTAATCTTCAAAGGCCCATTCATTTTCCTAACGATTGAATCAATTATGATCTTTAATTGGTGTTTTACTTTTACACTTTACACCCATTATGGTATGTCATAGTGGCAAATGTATGTGCCAATGTGTCAAATATACTACATAGACATACATGCGGCGAGCGATAGACTGTCATCGCTATACGGTCTTAATATCGCTCTCTGGTCATTATAGCGCCAACGATAGTCATGTCGTCGCTCGCGGATTAGATCATCGCTCAGCTgctcatcatccaatggttacAATTCCCCCcattataaatacccaagttcaaattcatttcaactcactccagaatttctaaatctctctacaATTTATTTATCTTTCAATATTCTTCTGATCTAAAACAAGATTATGTTCTCTATACTTcttaatttcttgtaatatggatttacaatctcaaagtcaaggcAAAGGTAAAGGTAAAAAGGTCAAAGTTCAGGGTGCAAAGTTTAACATCATAGAAGATGAATGTACTTGTCACAATTATGTTTATTTTACACAAGATTGTATTGATGGTGCACATCAGCATAGTAACACCATGTGGGCTAACATACTTCTGAGATATCgagataaaatcatgaacatcaaTGATCGTGATGCAACTGGGTTAGCACAATGATTCATTATAATCAATAAGGAATTCGCCTCTTATGTTTTTGCAATAACGCAAGCCAAGAGAGGCCGGGAGAGTGGTCTTGTGGATAGTGATGTTAAAACACATGTTCGTACAAAATGGCAGCGTAAAAATGGGAAAAAAAATTGCattcgaaagttgttatcatatttgaaggtgttgaacaaatataattcAGACTTCTCTGCAGCTAATCAtcaataagtctcccactgatccaaggtacagttgtactccctacgcctctgatcccagcaggatattgcgcacttgattcccttagctgatctcacccacaactaaaagttgctatgatccaaaatcgcaggctttgacaataaaaaaatctgtctcacacagacaagtctatcaaaggatcaatctgtctctcacagataaaccctaaaggttttgttccgtctttttataataatcaaggtgaacagaaaccaattgataatccggtcttatattgtCGAAGAGCAtgctagagttatcaatcactccccaacaatcttaatcgtatggtagcgaaacaagatgttgcggaatcacaaacaatgagaagaagatgtttgtgattacttcttatatctttcctatcggagatatcaatctcaagacaatcaatctgattgtactcgtacgatagaagattcaagatcagatcacacaaccacgataaaagtagtatcggtctggcttcacaatcccaatgaagtctttaagacgttaacctggttttagaagaagaaaaccaaaggttaaaggagaaccgactctagcacggaaactagtatcacacataaggtgtggggattagttttgcacaatactagatgtctcctttatatagtctttcaaaccagggtttgcaattaggttgccttggtaacaaagcaatcaatatccaccgttagatgaaaacctgatttagattcaagctaatatttctcaactgttagatcgaaaacttagcttgttacacacacttgacaatgcacgcttctaggtttgttaactgtacccaaacgtatgcacttgttggttcaacaataattaaccaaatgcttagccatatgagcatttcatatcaaccatgttcttcttcaccataactagttcaaatgacttcaagatgaactagttagagagttgttcaattgcaaggaaatctcatgttctacacaagacacaattgaagcaaagatgatttgattcacttgaatcggttcatggacttttatatccacggtttgcaaactacattccttagtctttttaagtttaagttcagaaatcatcttcagatatataaccttctcaagttctcatactaggttcgcggacttaagttactgggcagagtttataaactccagcagaaattctcgggaatgagaacatcgccagttcgcggactggtaatcACGCAACaggttgtcaactccagcagaaattctcgggtttgagaacttaggcagttcgcggacttggctcacgccattcttccggttctcttgatcaacaaagttcgcaaactttggttcaaggaataagacttatacataaatgtgtttccacaacaatgcttatgtccatcattggttatgtaatctaaactctcatttcaatatttgaaacattcttagaggatgttatacagttgttacaccatttctcgtcaaagcaattttcaagatgattgaaacatatcatgactttcgtcacatggtaaagataaacttgatcgaagcgaaaagcttaccaacacatatttcgagatatagataggcgaggtatactccgctcgaaatatcaaatgtgtaaaatccaagtctatatatatagcatacgacttcttgtctcaaagaataggagatagagtagatagacttttgagcgatagataagttcaagtcttcacatacctttttgtagagaagttccaccggttccttgagtagttcttctacttgtatgatgaatcgccatgaagtccttgagctcaactacactttctatcctagtccgagaattagctataatagactagaaatcaagacttatagttttgatcactaacattgacaaacatgcttgagatagcaacgcatgcgagttcgaccgagcaatgctctaacactcacTATAACTTTTGCCTAGACAAGTGTCACAATCTGCTTACACTTTAGATAGTTAGGACCAATATGGGAGGTGGTGTTACAAGTAAGTGATGCGTAGAACTAGCTATTTTGTTTATTTGGGTATGACTCGTGATACGAATTTGATTCGGTATCCGACTTGGGGCGATACGTTACattgtttgttatatttttttctaATATGTGACTTAAGGTTTGACTTGCGATACGAACTGACTCGGCATCTGACTCAGGTCAAGTTAAATATCAACTCGTTTGTGTCGAACTTGAGGTCTCAGCTCATACATCTGACTCATAGTTATTTAAGTCGGTTATCATTTTGTAACTGGATTCAAAAGTTTCTATAACTCTACTATTTTGTTATCTTACGAGTGGTTCTAAACGAACCGTGAAAACGGACCACACCAAAACCGAATCACAAAATTTGTCTCACGGTTTTTTTTGTGGTCCCGGTGGACCCCGCGGAGGACAGCAGGGGCCAGGGGGTTTGTGAGAGCTTTTCCTTCACGATTTTTTTCTCGGTCCGTAAATCTTTTTTGTTAAATCAAATGTAGTCGGAATCAGATATAACATGTCAGATCCAAACTAatcgttaaaaaaaaaagaaacaaataaccCAGCTAGATTCTTTTCCAAACTCTACTTCCAATTGTTTCACAAGATCCATTATTGTTTCCGAAATATAGCTGCCATTGTCCACGGTGTTGTTATGGCTCGTGGTCATTTACATGTACAGCTTGACGGCCAGACCCTTCTAATctgtcaaatattttttctttttgaatttttgagtacACGTCACGACTCACGAACGATGTTTTTCCACTATGGATTTTTTCAGTACCACCAGTCTCACACTTCGCTTACACTTGAGTAGGGGAAGTGTAATGTCTGTTTTCAGCTCTCTCTTTTTCACTCAAAAACTGAATCTGATAAACAATGAGTTGGGTTCAAAGACTAAAGCGTAATACCAGATTAATCTCTGGTTATCGTCAAGTATCTGTGAGAGATTATAGAATGACACAACTTGAGAGTTATGTGCAGGATGAGTGTAAGTCTGGAAGGATTAAGAAGCTTGAGGATGGTTTGAGATACTTTGATCAATTGATTTTGGACAGGCCATTACCATCAAATGTTACGTTTAATCATGTATTGAGTTCTCTGTTGAAGATTAAATGTAATTCAGATGTCATTGTCTTGTATAAGAAGATGAGTTTGGTTGGAGTAAAGCCTAATTTGTATACATTGACCATTTTGATTAACTGCTGTTGCCAATTGGGAAAAGTGAATTATGGGTTCTGTTTTCTTGGAGAAATTATTAAGAGAGGTCATCAGCCTAAGGTTATCACATTCACTACACTGATTAAAGGGTTGTGTTTACAAGGGAAGATTGATTTTGCATTCAAAGTGTTTGCTAAAATGACTCAATTAGGTATTCAACCTGATGCCTTCACATGTACTACTCTTATACATGGGCTTTGTTCAACTGGTCAAGTGGGTCTTGCTCTTCAGCTAAAAAATAACATGTCTAAATGGAACTGCAGACCAACTGTTGTTTCGTATTCTGCCATCATAGACACACTTTGTAAAGGAGGTTTAGTTAATGAAGCTTTGGTTTTCTTCTGTGAAATGCACAGAGATTTAAATGTTGTTCCCGATGTAGTTGTTCACAATTCTTTGATTGACGGACTTTGTAATTCAGGCCGGTTCAATGAGGCAAACAGATTCTTTGACGAGATGGTTAGTAAAGGAATCTTTCCAGATACAAGGACATATAATTGTATGATTCATGGGCATTGCCTAAATGGTCAGCAGGAAGAAGCAAGAAGATATTTTGATGAAATGATGGATCGAGGGATTTCACCCGATACAATAACCTTTAGTATATTGATAGATACACTTTGTAAAGATGGGGACACAGAAAATGCTTTGGGGTTGTTTAAACTGATGGACAAGATAAATGTAAAACCTGATCAGATTACTTACAACTCAATGATTGATGGTCTGTGTTTGGCAGGCCGGTTGCAAGATGCGGTGAAACTGTTCGCCTAAATGGTGGATAGGGGCCTTGAACCGAATGTTACCAGTTGCAATATATTAATTGATGGGTATTGCAAGAATCATATGTTGGATGAAGCTTTGCAGCTATTCAAGAAAATGAGACAAAATGAATTGAAGCCGACAATAGTTACTTGCAATGTACTGTTAAGGGGACTATACTGGgatggaagaatgaagactgcTCAGAGGTTTCCTAATGAGATGCAATCTTTTGGTCAATCTCCAGATGAAGTTTCATACGGTATGATTTTGGATGGTCTGTGCAAGAATTGAAAAATTGTGGAGGTGATGGAATTGCTCGAATCCATGGAGGGTACTGGTATCTTAGCTAATGTAGAAATGTACAGTATCCTTATCAATGGTTTGTCTCGGGCAGGGAAGTTGGAAGATGCAAGAAAACTGCTTGATGAGATGCCAGAAAAAGGATTAGTTCCTAATGTAGTAACATGTACCACGATGATAGCTGGCCTCTTCCATCACAGGATGTCACTGGAGGCTAACAAATTAATCATCCAAATGGAGGAGAAAGGTTGTTTATTAGATTCTAGAACATACGACACCATCATCAAGGGTTTTCTTCAAGGAAAGGAGACTGAGAAGGCATTACAATTTCTTCGCAAGATGCATGAAAGAAAATTTGTACCAAGTGATCCTGTTGTATCCTTACTAATAAAAACGCTCTCAACAGATGAACTGAAAAATCTGGTTCTGTTTTTGTGAGACCTTGTAACTGTTGAGTGTAACAGTGAAAATCTGAAAAACTTTGGGGGATTTGTGTCGCCTGATACATTTAAATGTGGAtctttatttctctcaaattc comes from Papaver somniferum cultivar HN1 chromosome 7, ASM357369v1, whole genome shotgun sequence and encodes:
- the LOC113296537 gene encoding cinnamoyl-CoA reductase-like SNL6 produces the protein MSPAAEIPLLIHEEEEEEDFSKRVCVMDASGRLGSSLVESLLQRNYIVHAAVSTYGNLQPLKGIANCLNNKNLKIFETDPFDYESIINALKDCSALFYSFETPQEQPIFDELMAEIEVRAAHNVLEACAQTDTMEKVIFTSSITAVIWREDHKSTTADQLSERDWSDVNFCKKFKLWHGLSKTLAEKTAWALAMDRGVNMVSINAGLLVGPEISMKTSYLKGAAEMYEDGVLVTVDLKFLVDAHICVFEDISSYGRYLCFNHVINQPDDAVEFAKMLTPSTATTTLSAATSYEDLGIFEQRIGNKKLNKLMVDYKN
- the LOC113294258 gene encoding pentatricopeptide repeat-containing protein At1g62680, mitochondrial-like — protein: MVDRGLEPNVTSCNILIDGYCKNHMLDEALQLFKKMRQNELKPTIVTCNVLLRGLYWDGRMKTAQRFPNEMQSFGQSPDEVSYGKLEDARKLLDEMPEKGLVPNVVTCTTMIAGLFHHRMSLEANKLIIQMEEKGCLLDSRTYDTIIKGFLQGKETEKALQFLRKMHERKFVPSDPVVSLLIKTLSTDELKNLVLFL
- the LOC113294257 gene encoding pentatricopeptide repeat-containing protein At1g12300, mitochondrial-like, with translation MSWVQRLKRNTRLISGYRQVSVRDYRMTQLESYVQDECKSGRIKKLEDGLRYFDQLILDRPLPSNVTFNHVLSSLLKIKCNSDVIVLYKKMSLVGVKPNLYTLTILINCCCQLGKVNYGFCFLGEIIKRGHQPKVITFTTLIKGLCLQGKIDFAFKVFAKMTQLGIQPDAFTCTTLIHGLCSTGQVGLALQLKNNMSKWNCRPTVVSYSAIIDTLCKGGLVNEALVFFCEMHRDLNVVPDVVVHNSLIDGLCNSGRFNEANRFFDEMVSKGIFPDTRTYNCMIHGHCLNGQQEEARRYFDEMMDRGISPDTITFSILIDTLCKDGDTENALGLFKLMDKINVKPDQITYNSMIDGLCLAGRLQDAVKLFA